Genomic DNA from Hymenobacter jejuensis:
AGCGCGGCACCAAGCACCACCCCGGTCAGAACGTAGGTATTGGCAAAGACCACACCCTGTTCGCAATGATCGACGGCACCGTGCAATTCCGTAAAGGCCGTAAAGACCGTTCGTTTGTATCGGTTGTTCCGGTGGGCGTAGAAGCCAGCGAAGTAAGCGCTCCGGCTACCGCCGAGTAAGTTAAGTTTCGGCTCTCACGGGCCGTTGCGCAAGTATAGAGGGACAGCTCGCAAGGGCTGTCCCTTGTTGCATTATGAGCAGGGGTATATGTTTCAGACCAGCTTATACAACACCGGCTTGCTCGGACTAGCATCGAGTTCCAGACTAGTTACCTGGAGGTTGAGCAAGTATATTCCGTCCTCGATCTCATCGGGTACGAAGATCAGTTCGGTGATGGTAGCCGTCTGGCGTATGTGCTCGGGGTACTGCCAAAAGGCGTGATGAGCCAACAAAGCACCGGCATCTTCCTCTCTATCAACGCTGGGAAGGTCAAGCAGCAAATGTTCTATGTGATTGTCCGCCAAATACTTAGCTAGTTCAGGCTCCAGGTACGTCGGATTAGTACCTGAGTATTGGCGGGTCCGCTTGGCTTTGTGGTTGGGCAAAGTGCGCAGAACAATAGCTTCCGGCAGCACCCCGGAGTCGGGCCAAAGTGGCCTTAGCTCCCGCTCCATATCCGCTAGCATCACTACTTGATCCCTGTTAGTCTGTTGACGAGGCTCGACGGAGATGAGCTTAGCCACAAACAAAAAGCGACGCAGACATCGGTTGAGGGTAGCTTCGGGATCCGGGGAAATATGGCCGTAGCATTCGGTGTGGGTGCCGTTGCCGTGGGGGGTGACATGCACTCGCTTGTAGTTGGTGCTGCCCCCCTCGGCTACGCTGCCCACGAAGTTGCCGACCCTGATTACGTCAAACTCCACGGGCTCTGCCCAGAAGCAGTTCACCTGGTTTTTGCCGGGGCCCAGTGGCAGCGAAATGTCCAGCGGCGCGGCTGGGTCGAAAGAGAATGTGTGGCCGTGGTACGGGTAAGTTGCGAGCATGCTGAGTCGGATAAGCAAACTGGACCAAAGGATTTTAATCCCAATGCACGTTGGGTACGGCCTTCGGATCGCGAGCTAGTTCATTGATAATCTGGCTGATCTCTTCAGCATGACTTAAAACCATGAAGTGCCCGCCGCCTTGAATTAGGTAATCGACTGGAGCCGGGCCGGGTGGAAAGACGCGGTCTTCGGTGCCCAAAATCTGGAGGCACCGCCCCACGCCTTCGCTGTCCCAGTGCAGCAGCCGATCAATAGCCCAGCGAGTGTACACCGGCTCCATATCCCGAAGGATTTCCTTGAACACCTGGTATTCTCTGCCATTCTTCACGCCGAAATACCATTGCCCGGCTCGCGGAAACAGCTTGAGCAGAGGTGGCGGTACAAGCTTATAGATATTGGTAGTGCGAATAAGGCGCAAGAGCAGTGGCAACGAGTCAGCGTCGGGGATGCTCGAAATTAGTATGGCTCGCGCTTGCGGGCGCGTCCGACAGATTTCTAAGGCAATGGTGCCGCCAAACGAAACGCCCACTACCCAACATTCCTGATCTAGCGGAATGCGCGCCGCCATACGCTGTGCGTAGTGGTCAATCGATTCGTCGTGCTCAGGGGTAAGCCACTGTAAAACAATGGTTTGTCCTAAAAGACGCGGTTGCAGGTTCTGGAAGACGCGCTCGTCGGCGCCCAAGCCCGGAATGAGATAGAAAATAGGAGTAGGCACGGTGGCGGGCAAAGGTTAAGGCTCGATACGCAAGTACACTCCTTCAAGGTAGAAGATGTTATGCGGCACCGCATCTTCGTCATCTTCATCTGTATCAGCCGGATAGGTGCAGGAGAGCTTTAGCGATACGCCATCGAGTGGCACCGGAGGCTCTTCTTCACTGGTGTATTCAAGCAGGCAGGGCCACTCGGTTACGGTAGCTAGCGCCTCGGCGACCTCCTCCTGCAGCGCCTCTGCCCGCGAGCCGGCTAGGCGCAGCAGCAGGTCGAGGTATTGAAACTGCAAGCCGAGGTGAAAAAAATGTAGTTCTTCGTCGAAATAGGTCGTGGCCCATACCGTTACATCGTTCGTGTTGTCGAACACAATAGCGGTGATCTGGACGTGCTCAACGAAAAAATCGGCATCGTCCGCAAGGGCATCAATTAAGCGTTTCATTGCCTGAACATACGCAAAAGCGCCACGCCAAAGGCAGATTTACGCCAGCCTTTATTGCTCCAAAAACAGTTCCAGCGTAATGTGATCGGCCAGGAGCTTGCCGCGATCGGTGAGGGCGAGGGTTTCGTTCTGCACGGTAGCCCAACCGTTGTTTTGCAGATGCTGCAAATACTCAGCGCGTTGGGTGCGCAAGT
This window encodes:
- a CDS encoding alpha/beta fold hydrolase; protein product: MPTPIFYLIPGLGADERVFQNLQPRLLGQTIVLQWLTPEHDESIDHYAQRMAARIPLDQECWVVGVSFGGTIALEICRTRPQARAILISSIPDADSLPLLLRLIRTTNIYKLVPPPLLKLFPRAGQWYFGVKNGREYQVFKEILRDMEPVYTRWAIDRLLHWDSEGVGRCLQILGTEDRVFPPGPAPVDYLIQGGGHFMVLSHAEEISQIINELARDPKAVPNVHWD
- the rpmA gene encoding 50S ribosomal protein L27 codes for the protein MAHKKGVGSSNNGRESHSKRLGVKIFGGQGIIAGNIIVRQRGTKHHPGQNVGIGKDHTLFAMIDGTVQFRKGRKDRSFVSVVPVGVEASEVSAPATAE
- a CDS encoding cyclase family protein, with product MLATYPYHGHTFSFDPAAPLDISLPLGPGKNQVNCFWAEPVEFDVIRVGNFVGSVAEGGSTNYKRVHVTPHGNGTHTECYGHISPDPEATLNRCLRRFLFVAKLISVEPRQQTNRDQVVMLADMERELRPLWPDSGVLPEAIVLRTLPNHKAKRTRQYSGTNPTYLEPELAKYLADNHIEHLLLDLPSVDREEDAGALLAHHAFWQYPEHIRQTATITELIFVPDEIEDGIYLLNLQVTSLELDASPSKPVLYKLV